A region of the Mesoterricola sediminis genome:
GAGCGGCGAGGACGGCGCGCGCCTGGAGGTGGAGGACACGGGCACCGGCATGGCCCCGGAGGTGCTCCGGCGCGCCCGGGAGCCGTTCTTCACCACCAAGCCCATGGGGAAGGGCACGGGGCTCGGGCTCGCCATCGCCTTCGGCACCCTGCGGAGCCATGGGGGGACCCTCGAGCTCCGGAGCGCCCCGGGCAAGGGCACCACGGTGACCCTCCTGTTCCCGCCGCCCGGGGGGGGCGACGACGCGGCGGCGGCCCCGGCCGCCCCGGCTCCGGCCGCGGGCCGGCGCATCCTGCTCGTGGACGACGACGAGCTGGTGCGGGCCAGCGTGCCGGTCCTCCTGCAGCGCCTGGGCCACACGGCGGAGACGGCCGCGGGCGGGGAGGAGGCCCTCGCGCGCCTCGCGCGGCCCCCCCTGCCGGACGTCGTGATCCTGGACATGCGCATGCCCGGCCTGGACGGCCCGGCCACCCTGGCCCGGATCCGGGCGGACCACCCCGGCCTCCCCGTGGTGCTGACCACCGGCTACGCGGATCCCGAGGCGATGGGGCTGGCGGCGTCCATGGGGGCCGGTTCCTTCCTGAAGAAGCCCTTTTCCACCGAGGAACTCCGGGCCAGCATCGACCTGGCGGCAGGGGGGCGCTGACCCCGGCCGGCGGACCTCCGCCGGAAATTCGGAGGCGACCCGGAGCCCGGTCCGCGATAGTCTGATCAGATGCCTGTTCTTTGGGTTTCCGACCTCGACCTCGATTCGCTCCAGCCTGTGCCTGAGGCCATCCTCCTGGCCCTGGGGGCCATAGGACAGCCCACAGCCCGGGGCCACCTGGCCCAGACCCTGGTGAAATCCAGGGTGGCGCCCCAGGCCGCGGCGTGGATCGGGAATCCGGCGGGCATGACCCCCGTGCTGGCGCGGCTGAAGGAGGCCGGCTGGGTGGAGGAGCCCAGCCGGGGCTACTGGACCCTGGCCCCGCGGGCCCTGGAGCCCGTCTGCCGCCGGGCCCACCGGAAGGCCGTCCTCCGGGCGCTGGCCGCGGCGGGGCAGGGGACCTTCGAATCCGGCCGGGTGCTCCTGGACGCCGTGGGGCGGGACCTGGCGGCGCTGCGGCTCACCTTCCTGGAGGGCAAGCCCGTCGAATGGCTGCCCGCCTCCGAGCGGGTCGCCCAGGCTCACCGGGCGGCCCTGGGCTTCCGGGATCCCCTGGCGCTCCTGTGCGGCCGCCCCTTCGATCCCGCCTGGTTCGGCGGCCTGTCCCCGGAGGCCCAGAGCTACGGGGCCTGGGCCCTCCTGCACGACGCCCTGCGCTTCGGGGCCGAGGACCCGGCCTTCCTCTCCTGGCTGGCCGAACGGGCCCAACGCGGGGCCGGTCCCCTGGGGCCCGTGACCGAATGGCTGCTCCTGGAGGGCCGCCTGGACGAGGCCCGGGTCCGCCTCGACAAGCTCCGGCCCGAGCAGCGGGCCCTCACCCCCCTCGCCCTCCTCGGCGCGGCCCTGGCCCTGGCCCGGGGCGACGCGGCCGCGGCCTCCGCCGGCTTCGAGGGGGTGCTGGAGCACCTGGCCCGGGGACCCCGCCGCAAGGCGGTGCACCTGCCCGGCATCATGGATCTGTTCTGCTTCCTCGCCTTCATCGGCCGGGGGGATGACGAGGGCCTGCGGCTTGCGACCGAACGGCTGGAAGTCCTGGGGCGCCGCCAGGAGGGGGACCCCCTCCGGGAGCTGCTGGCCCCCTTCCAGCGCCTGCTCCTGCACCGGGCCGGCCTGCCCCCCAAGCCGGCCCTGCCGGGCCGGGAACGTCCGCGGGGCCTTGCCCGCTTCGTGGACCTTCTCTGCGAGGCCCTCTGCGGGGCCCGCCTGGACCCCGCCGATGCGGAAGGGCTGCGGGAGGCCCTGGCCGAGGGGCCCTTCGGGCTCTTCCGGGTGGAGCTGGAGGAACTGATCCGGCGCGCGGGCGGGGCCTTGCCCACCCGGCGCCTCCCCTTCCTGGACCTGGTGGGCCACCCCGAAGGGTGGGAGAAGGCCCTGGAGGATCTGAAGGGCCTGGGCCGGCCGGCCTCGAAGGGGCGGCCGGGGCGCCTGGCCTGGTGGGTGTGGCGCAGCGACGAGGCGCGGGGCCCCTACGCCCTGGAGGCCCGGGAGCAGCGCCAGGACGCCCGCGGGCAGTGGACCCGGGGCAAGGCCATCGGCCTCAAGCGCCTCAAGGACGAAGCCCGGACCTTCGACTTCCTGCTGCCCCAGGACCACGCCGTCATCGCCTGCATCCGGGAGGGCTGGAAGGGGTGTGAACTCAACGTGGAGGCCGCCCTCCAGGCCCTCGTGGGCCACCCGGTGGTCTTCTGGAGCGAAGGGGACGTGGACCAGGCGGCCCGCGTGGAAGTGGTGGCCGGCCAGCCCGAGCTGCGCGTGGAGCGCCGGGACGACGTCCTGGAGCTCCGCCTCGAACCCCCCCTGTCCGACCAGGACGTCATGGTGGTGCCCGACGGCCTCTTCCGGGTGCGGGTCATCGCCATCACCGGGGCCCACCGGCGGCTGGAATCCATCCTCGGCCGGGGGCTCGGCGTCCCCCTGGCGGCCCAGGACCAAGTGCTCAAGGCCCTGCGGGCGGTGGCCCCCATGGTCACGGTGCAATCCGATGTGAAGGTCCGCGAGGACGCGGCCCGCAGGGCGGGCATGGAGAAGGTGGCCGGGAACCCCGCGATGCAGCTGCTCCTCATGCCCTTCCACCAGGGCCTGAAGGCCCAGCTGCGGGTGGAGCCCCTCCCCGGCGGCGGCTTCCACGCCCCGGGCCAGGGCGGCGCCAACCTGCTCGTGGACGAGGGCGGCGCCACCAGGCTGGTGACCCGGGACCTGGAGGCGGAACGCGCGGCGGCCGACGCGCTGCTGGCGGCCCTCCCCTCCCTGCCCGCGGACGAGGGCCGGGCCGAATGGATGCTGGACGACCCCGAGGCCTGCATGGCCCTGCTCCTGGACCTGGAAGGGGCCCCGGGGCTGGCCCAGGTGCGGTGGCCCGAGGGCGGCCGGCTGGCGCCTCCCCGGACCCTGGGCCTGGAATCCGTGAGCCTGCGGGTGCGGGCCGGGGGCGGCTGGTTCGAGGCGGAGGGGGAGGTGAAGCTGGACGAAGGCCAGGTCGCCAACCTCCAGGAACTGCTGGCGGCCAGCGAATCCGCCGGAACCCGGTTCGTGCGCCTCGCCGACGGCAAGGTCTACGCCCTCGCCGAATCCTTCCGCCGCCGCCTGGATGACCTGCGCGCCCTGGGCGAGGTGCGGGGCTCCGCCGTGCGGCTCCCGGCCCTGGGCGCCCTGGCCCTGGAGGGCCTGGAGGGGGAGACCGGGAGCTTCCAGGCCGATGCGGCCTGGCGGGCGCGCCTGGGCGACCTGCAGGCGGCCCTGGCCTGGGAGCCGGACCTGCCCGCGGGCTGGGAGACCCCCCTGCGGGCCTACCAGCTGGACGGCTACCGGTGGATGCAGCGCCTGGCGAAGGCCGGCCTGGGGGCCTGCCTCGCCGACGACATGGGCCTGGGCAAGACGGTCCAGACCCTGGCCCTGCTGTCGGCCCGGAGCGCGGAGGGCCCGGCCCTCGTCGTGGCCCCCACCAGCGTCTGCGCCAACTGGGAGGCCGAGGCCGCCCGGTTCACCCCGGGACTGCGCCTGATCCGCTTCGGGGAGGGGGACCGGGACGCCGCCGTGCGCGACGCGGGGCCCCGGGACGTGGTGATCTGCACGTACGGCCTCCTGGCCATGGAGGCCGAGCGCCTCCAGTCCCGGGCCTGGGCCACCGTCGTCCTGGACGAGGGCCAGAACATCAAGAACGCCGCCACCAAGCGCAGCCAGGCCGTCATGGAGCTGGAGGCGGGCTTCCGGCTGGTGCTGTCCGGCACCCCGGTGGAAAACCGGCTGGCCGAGCTTTGGAACCTCCTGCAGTTCCTGAACCCCGGCCTCCTGGGCGGACCCGAGCACTTCCGCAAGCGCTTCCAGGAACCCATCGAGCGGGACCAGGATCCCGAGGCCCT
Encoded here:
- a CDS encoding DEAD/DEAH box helicase → MPEAILLALGAIGQPTARGHLAQTLVKSRVAPQAAAWIGNPAGMTPVLARLKEAGWVEEPSRGYWTLAPRALEPVCRRAHRKAVLRALAAAGQGTFESGRVLLDAVGRDLAALRLTFLEGKPVEWLPASERVAQAHRAALGFRDPLALLCGRPFDPAWFGGLSPEAQSYGAWALLHDALRFGAEDPAFLSWLAERAQRGAGPLGPVTEWLLLEGRLDEARVRLDKLRPEQRALTPLALLGAALALARGDAAAASAGFEGVLEHLARGPRRKAVHLPGIMDLFCFLAFIGRGDDEGLRLATERLEVLGRRQEGDPLRELLAPFQRLLLHRAGLPPKPALPGRERPRGLARFVDLLCEALCGARLDPADAEGLREALAEGPFGLFRVELEELIRRAGGALPTRRLPFLDLVGHPEGWEKALEDLKGLGRPASKGRPGRLAWWVWRSDEARGPYALEAREQRQDARGQWTRGKAIGLKRLKDEARTFDFLLPQDHAVIACIREGWKGCELNVEAALQALVGHPVVFWSEGDVDQAARVEVVAGQPELRVERRDDVLELRLEPPLSDQDVMVVPDGLFRVRVIAITGAHRRLESILGRGLGVPLAAQDQVLKALRAVAPMVTVQSDVKVREDAARRAGMEKVAGNPAMQLLLMPFHQGLKAQLRVEPLPGGGFHAPGQGGANLLVDEGGATRLVTRDLEAERAAADALLAALPSLPADEGRAEWMLDDPEACMALLLDLEGAPGLAQVRWPEGGRLAPPRTLGLESVSLRVRAGGGWFEAEGEVKLDEGQVANLQELLAASESAGTRFVRLADGKVYALAESFRRRLDDLRALGEVRGSAVRLPALGALALEGLEGETGSFQADAAWRARLGDLQAALAWEPDLPAGWETPLRAYQLDGYRWMQRLAKAGLGACLADDMGLGKTVQTLALLSARSAEGPALVVAPTSVCANWEAEAARFTPGLRLIRFGEGDRDAAVRDAGPRDVVICTYGLLAMEAERLQSRAWATVVLDEGQNIKNAATKRSQAVMELEAGFRLVLSGTPVENRLAELWNLLQFLNPGLLGGPEHFRKRFQEPIERDQDPEALARLRRVVAPFLLRRTKGEVASELPPRTDIVLELEPSPEERAFLEALRRASLDALQDGPGQSMQVLASLMRLRRACCAASLVQPDLDLPSAKREAFLDLVDELRENGHRALVFSQFTDHLGLLAEALKARGIPFQHLDGSTPARARTKAVKAFQAGEGDLFLISLKAGGTGLNLTAADYVIHMDPWWNPAAEDQASDRAHRIGQLRPVTVYRLVLKGTVEQRILALHAQKRQLAEDILEGAAAAARLDAAALLALLREE